A region from the Flavobacteriales bacterium genome encodes:
- a CDS encoding acetyltransferase translates to MSARKKVIFGIGKIGEVVHDLMKHEAGIDVAAWTVDRQFATSPEKEWLPVIPFDELASKCPPATHDLFVAIGYHDMNAVRSRTMEAARAMGYAMPAFIHPASGLPQGTPVGENAFIMRDVHIHPRARIGADVFVWSGAIIGHHTTVGDHCWITSGANIAGAVTIGDHSFLAINSTIGNGVRVGRRCFIGANALVVKDLPDEQVVIAAPDKPLRLNTDQFLRMSNFTSL, encoded by the coding sequence ATGAGCGCACGCAAGAAGGTCATCTTCGGCATCGGCAAGATCGGCGAGGTGGTGCACGACCTGATGAAGCACGAGGCCGGCATCGATGTGGCCGCGTGGACCGTTGATCGCCAGTTCGCCACTTCACCAGAGAAGGAATGGCTACCGGTGATCCCCTTCGATGAACTGGCCAGCAAGTGCCCGCCCGCAACGCACGACCTGTTCGTTGCCATCGGCTACCACGACATGAACGCCGTTCGATCGCGCACCATGGAAGCTGCACGCGCCATGGGCTATGCGATGCCCGCGTTCATCCACCCCGCCAGTGGGCTTCCGCAGGGCACACCGGTGGGCGAGAACGCCTTCATCATGCGCGACGTGCACATCCACCCGCGCGCTCGCATCGGCGCTGATGTCTTCGTCTGGAGCGGTGCGATCATCGGCCACCACACCACCGTGGGCGACCACTGCTGGATCACCAGCGGCGCCAACATCGCCGGGGCCGTCACCATCGGCGACCACTCGTTCCTTGCGATCAACAGCACCATCGGCAACGGCGTTCGCGTGGGCCGTCGCTGCTTCATCGGCGCCAACGCCTTGGTGGTGAAGGACCTGCCCGATGAACAGGTCGTCATTGCCGCGCCCGACAAACCCTTGCGCCTGAACACCGATCAGTTCCTGCGCATGAGCAACTTCACATCCCTCTGA
- a CDS encoding cellulase family glycosylhydrolase: MKLPARLRYGSVVILITAALLPTGASAQLGYIHLQGDQFIDEHGDPFYPMVMNYYVDYFYQGTEGMFPADPTALEVGTLRFGRSSLWSCVGWYNYPPVQSQQAFLQDMSEMKAQGFNTVRFVSNATKKEGVAGFNLSAKYHPSGQGGIAKNMDPPYDPDLNTNPVVWFHFNTILAVCSLANTLGMKVIVEPVLGPELVRCFPNDAVNLDHIAFLEALAQFLAAHQVHNLLAYEFYGEPTFADQGMGSQHTKAQICELAHSWSNAVRIHDPDHLVTIGSVYHTDVMYEGWDPMLLDVDFATIHVYPLMDEWEWQQDPATFLAAATERYSNMFKFYDAHLRKPYIVTETGFSGEDPFVQCSTTPNPLIGYPMTCWGDETHQNDFLEATFAGIRDSRCAGYGWWIYMNMHWLPEPDVNNVNTKPLNTWKERYFGILRFGDPVSNPAPGTTGGEGSRKQAAQTMADWATNPPAYAPFGAIPPTLDMNERYYNQYMHPPNNITYDNPNVPGSPNQYGTLTGRVVDAATGEPIAGAVVHANNSTHMGLDINNNLVPQIRAYVTYTDNDGWFELRALDPRPGLLVNNNGNPLDGSGMSDWTIQDIKIAGHATEQVQVNGHFEQGDTYEVNTLQPRIDRVVENEYVAQGTTEHFDALASFTTTGVVIDGTSDLKARYEVYLTAEFHAAQGSETHIYTEPVFFTCDEVYDADLKSATGSNAHLVARERVAPRQMQLQFALPVEEFTVDIHPNPTNGIVTCLVRTTDAEATEITYLLVDATGHVVLRSSVSGLRFQIDLSALAPGTYVMHLSTGNHTVERTLVKQ; encoded by the coding sequence ATGAAACTGCCCGCTCGCCTCCGGTACGGCTCTGTGGTGATACTGATCACGGCGGCCCTGCTCCCTACAGGGGCAAGCGCGCAGTTGGGTTACATCCATCTGCAAGGCGACCAGTTCATCGACGAGCATGGGGATCCATTCTATCCCATGGTCATGAACTACTACGTGGATTATTTCTATCAAGGAACTGAAGGAATGTTCCCAGCAGACCCTACGGCTTTGGAGGTAGGAACCTTGCGCTTCGGTCGTTCGAGCCTGTGGTCTTGCGTTGGCTGGTACAACTACCCTCCCGTCCAAAGTCAACAGGCGTTCTTGCAGGACATGTCGGAAATGAAGGCCCAAGGGTTCAACACCGTTCGCTTCGTGAGCAATGCCACGAAGAAGGAAGGCGTTGCGGGGTTCAACCTATCGGCCAAGTACCATCCATCGGGCCAGGGAGGGATAGCAAAGAACATGGACCCGCCTTACGACCCGGACCTGAACACCAATCCCGTGGTGTGGTTCCACTTCAACACCATCTTGGCCGTGTGCAGTTTGGCCAATACGCTCGGCATGAAGGTCATCGTAGAGCCGGTGCTCGGCCCTGAGTTGGTCAGGTGCTTCCCGAATGACGCCGTGAACCTGGACCACATTGCCTTCTTGGAGGCGCTCGCCCAATTCCTGGCCGCCCATCAAGTCCACAATCTGCTGGCCTACGAGTTCTATGGCGAACCCACGTTCGCTGATCAAGGCATGGGCAGCCAGCACACGAAGGCTCAGATCTGCGAGCTGGCGCATTCCTGGTCCAACGCAGTGCGCATCCACGACCCGGACCATCTGGTCACCATCGGCTCGGTGTACCATACGGACGTTATGTACGAAGGCTGGGATCCCATGCTCCTCGATGTCGATTTTGCCACCATCCACGTCTATCCGCTCATGGATGAGTGGGAGTGGCAACAGGATCCCGCGACCTTCCTCGCGGCGGCCACAGAGCGCTACAGCAACATGTTCAAGTTCTACGATGCGCACCTGCGCAAACCATACATCGTCACGGAAACCGGCTTCTCCGGCGAGGATCCCTTCGTGCAATGCAGTACCACCCCCAACCCGCTCATCGGATATCCCATGACCTGCTGGGGCGATGAAACCCACCAGAACGATTTCCTCGAAGCCACCTTCGCTGGCATCCGGGACAGCCGCTGTGCGGGATACGGCTGGTGGATCTACATGAACATGCATTGGCTGCCTGAGCCGGACGTCAACAATGTCAACACCAAGCCGCTCAACACATGGAAGGAACGCTACTTCGGCATCCTGCGCTTCGGTGACCCCGTGAGCAACCCCGCTCCAGGCACCACTGGGGGGGAAGGCTCGCGTAAGCAGGCAGCGCAAACCATGGCCGATTGGGCCACTAACCCGCCCGCCTACGCGCCCTTCGGCGCCATACCACCTACCTTGGACATGAACGAGCGGTACTACAATCAGTACATGCACCCGCCCAATAACATCACGTACGACAACCCGAACGTGCCCGGCTCGCCAAATCAGTACGGCACGCTTACCGGGCGGGTGGTGGATGCTGCTACCGGCGAACCCATTGCAGGGGCGGTGGTGCATGCGAATAACTCGACGCATATGGGGCTGGACATCAACAACAACCTCGTTCCTCAGATCAGGGCCTACGTGACCTACACCGATAACGATGGGTGGTTTGAGCTTCGAGCGTTAGACCCAAGACCAGGATTACTGGTCAACAACAACGGTAACCCATTGGACGGATCCGGTATGAGTGACTGGACCATTCAAGACATCAAGATCGCCGGCCACGCCACAGAGCAGGTGCAAGTGAACGGACATTTCGAACAAGGCGACACCTACGAAGTGAACACCCTGCAGCCGCGTATTGACCGTGTGGTGGAGAACGAATATGTAGCCCAAGGAACTACAGAGCACTTCGATGCCTTGGCATCCTTTACTACAACCGGTGTGGTCATCGATGGCACCTCCGACCTGAAAGCGCGGTATGAAGTTTACCTCACCGCTGAGTTCCATGCCGCGCAGGGTAGCGAAACGCACATCTACACCGAACCGGTTTTCTTCACCTGCGATGAGGTGTACGATGCTGATCTAAAATCAGCGACCGGGTCGAATGCGCATCTTGTGGCGCGCGAACGCGTTGCGCCTCGGCAGATGCAATTACAGTTCGCGTTACCGGTCGAGGAGTTTACAGTGGACATTCACCCCAACCCGACCAATGGGATCGTAACGTGCTTAGTGCGCACCACGGATGCGGAGGCTACAGAGATCACCTACCTTCTAGTGGACGCGACCGGTCATGTAGTGCTGCGCAGTTCAGTATCCGGATTGCGCTTCCAGATCGACCTGTCGGCGCTCGCACCGGGCACTTACGTCATGCATCTCAGCACAGGTAACCATACCGTAGAACGAACTCTTGTCAAACAATGA
- a CDS encoding gliding motility-associated C-terminal domain-containing protein — MIGSAKDHVRIPMSRSGRSIILVAIALLPFCAWAQQVSNPSFEGTPQAGIAPPGWFPCHPASTPDTNPGNWNCNTVASHGSTYMMLVTRGLPGPLPNTTEDAAAFLQSPLAVDSVYAYRVDLAMSSTAGFEYWGEWLSTGNPVKLRVWCGGLDCDRIELLQVIDSVPNTEWETYNLDLQPTIEPCNSLILEAWYIAPPRYLGNILIDHLRFGPDSISETPNTEVVVPNVLTPNQDGVNDAFQIIGGANWPSVTVFDRWGLIVYRSPAYQNDWRAENVPDGVYFYVVELAAGKRISGYLNVLR; from the coding sequence ATGATCGGATCCGCAAAGGACCACGTGCGTATTCCAATGTCTCGTTCTGGTCGCAGCATCATTTTGGTGGCGATCGCTCTTTTGCCATTCTGCGCATGGGCGCAGCAAGTGTCGAACCCATCGTTCGAAGGAACTCCGCAAGCGGGCATCGCTCCGCCCGGTTGGTTCCCGTGCCATCCTGCAAGCACTCCCGATACGAATCCGGGCAACTGGAACTGCAACACCGTTGCATCCCACGGTTCCACGTACATGATGCTCGTAACACGTGGCCTACCAGGCCCCCTCCCGAATACTACTGAAGACGCCGCTGCATTCCTGCAATCACCTCTTGCTGTGGATTCGGTGTATGCTTATCGAGTGGACCTCGCCATGTCGTCTACGGCGGGGTTTGAGTATTGGGGAGAATGGCTGTCCACTGGAAATCCGGTGAAGCTCAGGGTGTGGTGCGGTGGCTTGGATTGCGACCGCATCGAACTTCTCCAGGTCATTGACTCAGTGCCGAACACTGAGTGGGAAACCTACAACCTTGACTTGCAACCGACCATTGAGCCGTGCAATTCGTTGATACTGGAAGCCTGGTACATCGCACCGCCAAGGTATCTTGGAAACATCCTGATCGACCACTTGCGCTTCGGGCCGGACAGCATATCCGAAACACCGAACACCGAAGTCGTCGTCCCCAACGTTCTCACTCCCAACCAAGATGGTGTCAACGATGCATTCCAGATCATTGGTGGAGCGAATTGGCCGAGCGTTACCGTGTTCGATCGCTGGGGACTTATCGTGTACCGCTCACCGGCCTATCAAAACGATTGGCGTGCAGAGAATGTACCCGACGGTGTTTACTTCTACGTGGTTGAACTGGCAGCAGGGAAGCGCATATCCGGTTACTTGAATGTGCTGAGGTGA
- a CDS encoding class I SAM-dependent methyltransferase — protein MANEGHRYAEFESRKYDPLRPQYHEGVKTMKGMGYTWDDFLEHFPAFIGHFGLARLLTLYELYKQTLEVSGHIAEMGVYKGSGSLLFGKLVRLFEPSSMTMVHGFDWFEGMATTEEEKYVDSGSYTEKYDRVLQLVKAQGMDNIVKIHKVDATKDLVPFFQEHAYMQFKLVFLDAGIYEVTKASIEAFWPRITPGGILILDQYNHELSPGETRAVRDVLPNAKVRTLPFGWMPTAYIVKE, from the coding sequence ATGGCCAACGAAGGACACCGCTACGCCGAGTTCGAATCGCGCAAGTACGACCCCCTGCGCCCGCAGTACCACGAAGGCGTGAAGACCATGAAGGGCATGGGCTACACGTGGGACGATTTCCTGGAGCACTTCCCCGCTTTCATCGGGCACTTCGGGCTGGCCCGCTTGCTCACGCTGTACGAGCTCTACAAGCAGACGTTGGAAGTGAGCGGCCACATTGCTGAGATGGGCGTGTACAAGGGCAGTGGTTCGTTGCTCTTCGGGAAGCTCGTGCGCTTGTTCGAGCCCAGCAGCATGACCATGGTGCACGGCTTCGACTGGTTCGAGGGCATGGCCACCACCGAGGAAGAGAAGTACGTGGACAGCGGGTCCTACACGGAGAAGTACGATCGCGTGCTGCAACTGGTGAAGGCGCAGGGCATGGACAACATCGTGAAGATCCACAAGGTGGACGCCACGAAGGACCTCGTGCCCTTCTTCCAGGAGCACGCCTACATGCAGTTCAAGCTCGTGTTCCTCGACGCGGGCATCTACGAAGTGACAAAGGCGAGCATCGAGGCGTTCTGGCCACGCATCACACCGGGCGGCATCCTCATCCTCGATCAGTACAACCACGAACTCTCGCCGGGCGAGACCCGCGCCGTGCGCGACGTACTGCCCAACGCCAAGGTGCGCACGTTGCCCTTCGGTTGGATGCCCACGGCGTACATCGTGAAGGAGTGA
- a CDS encoding SprB repeat-containing protein has translation MRSVLLSCCALAAVAAQGQALNGTLTLSNFNGSNISCKGGNNGSINLTPTGGTPPYAFEWSNNATTEDISGLTAGYYSVRITDAANNSKTLQTTLTEPMALTAYATLYEYGNGYNVSLFNAFNGSITVTRTGGKTPYTQVWNDGNTQQNRTGVGADNYSFTITDANGCVFTSPTYQLTQPERTDWTMGGNAGTNPATQFIGTTDNKDLSFKTDGQERVRLQTDGDVQLNSLAFPAGYRLVVADSTGVMKILGGPGDPYPGRINGLGCPNQYPWLLCGNAIAVDEFIGTTNNMPLNIKTNGVQRIRVDSNGKVGIGTSPPNNSSSLYQLYVEGGIMARDIKVTITAFQDYVFDPRYEMMPMDKLREYIAPNHHLPTMPRGADVEAEGGIEVGDLQLRLVRTVEEQALYILQLEERLRAMDLRMEQVEARQR, from the coding sequence ATGCGTTCTGTTCTTCTTTCCTGCTGTGCCCTTGCTGCCGTGGCCGCCCAAGGCCAAGCACTCAACGGCACTCTTACCCTTTCGAACTTCAACGGCAGCAACATCAGTTGTAAGGGCGGCAACAACGGGTCCATCAACTTAACACCGACAGGCGGCACTCCGCCGTACGCCTTCGAGTGGAGCAACAACGCCACCACCGAGGACATCAGCGGGTTGACGGCAGGTTACTACTCTGTGCGCATCACCGACGCCGCCAACAACAGCAAAACCCTTCAAACCACCCTCACTGAGCCAATGGCCCTTACGGCCTACGCCACGCTCTACGAGTACGGCAACGGCTACAACGTAAGCCTCTTCAATGCCTTCAACGGCAGCATCACCGTTACGCGCACTGGCGGCAAAACCCCGTACACGCAGGTGTGGAACGACGGCAATACCCAACAGAACCGCACCGGCGTGGGTGCCGACAACTACTCCTTCACCATCACCGATGCCAACGGCTGCGTCTTCACCTCGCCCACCTACCAGCTAACCCAGCCCGAGCGCACCGATTGGACCATGGGCGGCAATGCGGGCACCAATCCGGCTACGCAGTTCATCGGCACTACCGATAACAAGGACCTATCATTCAAGACTGATGGGCAGGAACGGGTGCGACTGCAGACTGATGGCGATGTGCAACTGAACTCACTGGCGTTTCCTGCTGGATACCGTTTGGTGGTTGCGGACTCCACCGGCGTAATGAAGATCCTTGGTGGCCCAGGCGACCCCTACCCAGGCAGGATCAACGGCCTTGGTTGCCCGAACCAATACCCGTGGCTATTGTGCGGCAATGCCATCGCTGTGGATGAGTTCATCGGCACCACGAACAACATGCCGCTGAACATCAAGACGAACGGGGTGCAGCGCATCAGGGTTGATAGCAATGGAAAAGTGGGCATCGGCACATCACCACCGAACAATTCCAGCAGCCTGTACCAGCTTTACGTGGAGGGAGGCATCATGGCGCGGGACATCAAAGTCACCATCACTGCTTTCCAAGACTATGTCTTCGACCCGCGCTACGAGATGATGCCAATGGACAAACTCCGGGAGTACATCGCACCGAACCACCACCTCCCGACAATGCCCAGGGGTGCGGATGTCGAAGCTGAAGGTGGTATTGAGGTCGGCGACCTGCAACTACGGCTGGTGCGCACCGTGGAGGAGCAGGCGTTGTACATCCTGCAGTTGGAGGAGCGCTTGCGCGCAATGGATCTGCGGATGGAACAAGTTGAAGCCAGGCAGCGATGA
- a CDS encoding glycosyltransferase: protein MSEGVSTTGGGEVLTIKVFMLTYNHEAFIQQAIDSVFMQRTRHRVQLVIGEDASTDRTREIVLANKERYGDRITLILSERNKGTSHVSFPVWEECLRDSDMVALVEGDDYWTDPGKLELQADTVLRTGASLCFTNAWNETPEGQRSDYVRAWLGESGIRDRYGEAELINGNFIPLAGMLINNRPRFDLFGDLKDRPVMDLMINLALAQRGPLVYIDRPMAVRRMHAGGMFSMANRQYKLQYNLDLLPHINAMTGNRYAGQVALRRAGLLRQSFDAAVQASDLALAKKRWQELSDMPTEAKPDTKTLRRLFMLSHWPRLTKVIGRLRGAK, encoded by the coding sequence ATGAGCGAAGGAGTGAGCACGACCGGTGGGGGTGAAGTGCTCACCATCAAGGTGTTCATGCTCACCTACAACCACGAGGCGTTCATCCAGCAGGCCATCGACAGCGTCTTCATGCAGCGCACGCGCCACCGGGTGCAGTTGGTGATCGGCGAGGATGCCAGCACCGACCGCACGCGCGAGATCGTCCTGGCCAACAAGGAGCGTTACGGAGACCGCATCACGCTCATCCTGTCCGAAAGGAACAAAGGCACGTCGCATGTGAGTTTTCCCGTCTGGGAGGAATGCTTGCGCGACAGTGATATGGTGGCGCTGGTGGAAGGTGACGACTACTGGACCGATCCCGGCAAACTGGAGCTGCAAGCGGACACGGTCCTGCGCACCGGGGCCAGCCTCTGCTTCACCAACGCTTGGAACGAAACGCCGGAAGGCCAGCGCAGCGACTATGTGCGTGCTTGGTTGGGCGAGAGCGGCATCCGCGATCGCTACGGCGAGGCCGAGCTCATCAACGGCAACTTCATCCCGCTGGCGGGCATGCTGATCAACAACCGTCCACGCTTCGATCTGTTCGGCGACCTGAAAGACCGCCCGGTGATGGACCTGATGATCAACCTGGCCCTGGCGCAGCGCGGGCCGCTGGTGTACATCGACCGGCCCATGGCCGTGCGCCGCATGCACGCCGGTGGCATGTTCAGCATGGCCAACCGCCAGTACAAGCTGCAGTACAACCTGGACCTGCTGCCGCACATCAACGCCATGACCGGGAACCGCTACGCCGGACAGGTCGCGCTACGGCGTGCTGGGTTGCTGCGCCAGAGCTTCGATGCGGCCGTGCAAGCCAGCGACCTCGCCTTGGCCAAGAAGCGCTGGCAGGAATTGAGCGACATGCCCACTGAAGCAAAGCCGGACACAAAGACGTTGCGCCGCTTGTTCATGCTGAGCCATTGGCCGCGTTTGACCAAGGTCATCGGGAGGCTGCGCGGGGCGAAGTGA
- a CDS encoding T9SS type A sorting domain-containing protein: MRTHIDILPAVGAWLLLAAPTLAQEFQWLRHIGGQGMDFGRVSAEDDQGNFYVLVNYAGDTQGNPFPISHNNCYVDGDTVSGNADSFIAKYDPNGSLVWLKSCVSPGGAGLIDMVVDTTSQALYVVGTYQGSCQLDTVGIAAGAFAAAMLSRWTYDGACVWAKNVATSGTDLFGSQCFMRSIALSAQGQLVVSGSTTQYTTTYVNGQAFPFGSFLAGFDLDGGPLWARPFVQEYDQGVYPVFLASRGAFTYALSAYDLDVSDTISVDTITLVGEEAEKGYFLTRLNTGTGDFQWLKRSGIGCGLMFNGQVLTTDGLGAPVIGGLFNDSAFFDNDTLLSTTPAVWSMFIAAHDTSGQVVEAKAFHAPGGVMCESVASEPGGGFYATGYAWPGTSDWDGIPFEVANIREVFVSKHAADGTCLGVFTDGSGRLNGSTVLPTTNGLYLGLYFSEDQANGTVTLGDSSFTSYGYRDVLIAKLDQVTGITPFRGAENNALHIYANPNNGLCTIDLPQSLSATDDLVLSVYDNTGQLVQRVPLEFTDTGLKLDVRAQAKGIYHVELGDGEQRYTGTIVFE; the protein is encoded by the coding sequence ATGAGAACGCACATCGACATTCTCCCTGCCGTTGGGGCTTGGCTGCTGCTGGCAGCACCCACGTTAGCGCAAGAGTTTCAATGGCTAAGGCACATCGGCGGGCAAGGGATGGACTTTGGTCGAGTTTCGGCCGAAGATGACCAAGGCAACTTTTATGTCCTGGTCAATTACGCTGGAGACACACAAGGCAACCCTTTTCCTATCAGCCACAACAATTGCTACGTTGACGGCGACACTGTTTCGGGCAATGCCGATTCATTCATCGCCAAATACGACCCGAATGGGTCGTTGGTATGGCTGAAGAGCTGCGTTTCGCCTGGAGGCGCTGGGCTGATCGATATGGTCGTGGATACCACATCACAAGCGCTCTACGTTGTGGGCACTTATCAAGGAAGTTGTCAATTGGACACTGTTGGCATCGCTGCGGGCGCGTTCGCAGCGGCCATGCTCTCCCGGTGGACGTACGATGGCGCCTGTGTTTGGGCGAAGAACGTGGCCACCTCGGGCACTGACTTGTTCGGATCCCAGTGTTTCATGCGGTCTATTGCTTTGAGCGCTCAGGGGCAGCTGGTCGTGAGCGGTTCCACTACCCAATACACAACAACCTATGTGAACGGTCAAGCCTTTCCGTTTGGTTCTTTTCTTGCTGGGTTCGACTTGGATGGCGGCCCTTTGTGGGCGCGGCCTTTCGTTCAAGAATACGACCAAGGCGTGTATCCCGTGTTTCTCGCCAGCCGCGGAGCCTTTACCTATGCGCTATCTGCTTACGATCTCGATGTATCTGACACCATTTCAGTTGACACGATCACGCTAGTCGGAGAGGAAGCGGAGAAGGGCTATTTCTTGACCCGCCTGAATACTGGAACTGGTGATTTCCAATGGCTCAAGCGGTCCGGCATCGGTTGCGGTCTAATGTTCAATGGCCAAGTGTTGACGACCGATGGGCTTGGTGCTCCCGTCATTGGCGGCCTTTTCAATGATTCTGCGTTCTTTGATAACGATACGCTGCTCAGCACAACACCAGCGGTATGGAGCATGTTCATCGCCGCACACGATACCTCCGGTCAAGTGGTGGAAGCAAAAGCGTTCCACGCACCAGGCGGTGTGATGTGCGAGTCGGTGGCCTCAGAACCGGGCGGTGGGTTCTATGCAACGGGCTATGCTTGGCCCGGGACCAGTGATTGGGATGGTATCCCTTTCGAGGTCGCGAACATTCGGGAAGTTTTCGTGAGCAAGCACGCCGCAGATGGGACCTGTCTTGGAGTGTTCACGGATGGGAGTGGTCGCCTGAACGGGAGCACCGTACTGCCTACCACCAACGGTCTGTACCTCGGCCTGTACTTCTCAGAAGACCAGGCCAATGGCACGGTTACGTTGGGTGATTCCTCCTTCACCTCCTACGGTTACCGGGACGTGCTCATTGCCAAGCTGGATCAGGTTACCGGCATTACCCCGTTCCGCGGTGCCGAGAACAACGCCCTGCACATCTACGCCAACCCCAACAACGGCCTGTGCACCATAGACCTGCCGCAGAGCCTGAGCGCCACCGATGATCTGGTGCTGAGCGTGTACGACAACACCGGCCAACTGGTGCAGCGTGTGCCGTTGGAATTCACAGACACCGGCCTGAAGCTGGATGTGCGCGCCCAAGCCAAGGGCATCTACCATGTGGAGTTGGGCGATGGCGAGCAGCGGTACACGGGTACTATTGTGTTCGAGTGA
- a CDS encoding GNAT family N-acetyltransferase → MERIAPGRDLLERYDRSGAHDFAIIRSVAEGVQDGVALASGEWTCITHASGFTQLLGQVASVEEADGLLKAWRAHPAIAGRYVMVYDVAGALLQAIERQAPAHFRSRERSVFRGWEKDEAVRVPTITGTEVAPLNTSTMAAAEALGLNLTGRFWRSGAELLKHGVAELVTLNGEPASICYSAAVSNNIHEVDVLTAEHMRGQGLGRLAALAFMQRCKETGATPNWDCFTANAPSMALAKACGLRHVHTYQLITFTA, encoded by the coding sequence ATGGAGCGCATCGCACCGGGCCGCGATCTGTTGGAACGATACGACCGGAGCGGGGCGCACGATTTCGCCATCATCCGCAGCGTGGCGGAAGGTGTGCAGGACGGTGTTGCCCTCGCTTCGGGCGAATGGACTTGCATCACCCACGCCTCGGGTTTCACACAACTGCTCGGACAAGTCGCCAGCGTTGAAGAGGCGGATGGCTTGTTGAAGGCATGGCGAGCACACCCGGCCATCGCCGGACGCTATGTGATGGTTTACGATGTTGCCGGGGCGCTTCTGCAGGCCATTGAGCGACAAGCCCCAGCTCATTTCCGCAGTCGCGAGCGTTCGGTTTTCCGTGGATGGGAAAAGGACGAAGCCGTGCGTGTGCCGACCATCACAGGCACGGAAGTCGCACCGTTGAACACCAGCACCATGGCTGCGGCCGAGGCACTCGGCCTCAACCTCACCGGCCGCTTCTGGCGTTCGGGTGCGGAGCTGTTGAAGCACGGTGTTGCAGAGCTGGTGACGCTGAACGGCGAGCCGGCTTCCATCTGTTACAGTGCAGCTGTCAGCAACAACATCCACGAGGTGGACGTGCTCACCGCTGAGCACATGCGCGGCCAGGGTCTTGGTCGCTTGGCAGCACTGGCCTTCATGCAACGGTGCAAGGAGACAGGCGCCACGCCGAACTGGGATTGTTTCACCGCCAACGCACCGTCGATGGCACTGGCCAAGGCCTGCGGGCTGCGGCACGTCCACACCTACCAACTCATTACGTTCACGGCCTGA
- a CDS encoding class I SAM-dependent methyltransferase, with protein MHPFTDPRLTRDTQDLYPVRSSILKAVNAAKPRFQGSLLDIGCGVMPYRDLLMQQPSGITKYIGMDLGSQGIYKKVPPDLEWDGRTAPLANASVDHAMAIEVLEHCPEPLVVLREAHRVMRSGGTFFFTVPFLWPLHDVPYDEHRYTPFAMERMLKEAGFKDVVVTPHGGWNASLAQMIGLWVSRKPMSKRRRSLLKHITFPIVKHLLRNDQVGNLAHGPMITGLSGTAVK; from the coding sequence ATGCATCCCTTCACCGATCCCCGGCTCACGCGCGACACGCAGGACCTGTACCCTGTGCGCTCGTCGATCCTGAAGGCGGTGAACGCCGCTAAGCCACGCTTCCAAGGTTCATTGCTCGACATCGGTTGCGGCGTGATGCCGTACCGCGACTTGCTCATGCAACAACCTTCGGGCATCACCAAGTACATCGGCATGGACCTCGGCAGTCAGGGCATCTACAAGAAGGTGCCGCCGGACCTGGAATGGGACGGCCGCACCGCGCCGCTCGCCAATGCCAGTGTGGACCACGCCATGGCCATCGAGGTTTTGGAGCACTGCCCGGAACCGCTCGTGGTGTTGCGTGAAGCGCACCGCGTGATGCGGTCAGGAGGCACGTTCTTCTTCACCGTCCCCTTCCTCTGGCCGCTGCACGATGTGCCTTACGACGAGCATCGCTACACGCCCTTTGCCATGGAGCGCATGTTGAAGGAAGCGGGCTTCAAGGATGTGGTGGTGACGCCGCACGGCGGATGGAACGCGAGCCTGGCGCAGATGATCGGTCTGTGGGTGTCGCGAAAGCCGATGAGCAAGCGCCGTCGTTCCCTGCTCAAACACATCACCTTCCCGATCGTGAAACATCTGCTGCGCAACGACCAGGTCGGCAACCTTGCGCACGGCCCGATGATCACCGGTCTTTCCGGTACCGCGGTGAAGTAG